The genomic stretch TTTGGATTAGATTTCATTTTTGTAATCAGTATTCGATGGAATAAAAATGTTTAAACCGTGTCGGAGCTACAGCTGTAGTTACGTGCTGATCTGAGCCGTTCGGAACCAACCAACGGTCGCGGCAAATTGTCGTGACTGTTTGCTGCGGCCTTGTCGGAACACTAGCCTCACCGCTCGCTCAGCGGCCGCCGCGGCAGTTTCTGCTGGTGCTGGCTCTCGTCCGCCGCAGTCTCCGCTGGCTGCGGCTTCACGGACGCTCcctgtcctcctcctcctcctcctcctccttcctgaTCGAACCCGCTTTATCTCCGTCAGCCGGACTCGCCGaattctccaaaccctagcgccAAAATCCCCACTCCGGTAGCCGCAATCGGAGCCGGATTCTCTCGGTTTCCGGCTGGCGCCGGTATCGCGTGCGTCTGCGCATGATGCAGCGAGCGCGCTCATGAACTCGATGGACGAAATCAACCTGCTTCGGCAGGCGCAGCGGCAGCATCAGCACCACCTCATGGTGCGCGGCATCGGCGAGGAGATCGACCTCGAGATCGGCCCCGGCGACGACCCCTCGTTCTCCGGGGCTTCCTTAGTTGCCGTCACGTCCACGCACGACGCCGTCGTCCACGCCGACGACCACAAGAGCCTCCTCATCCCGTGTTCTCAGACCGGCGCGGCGGACGGGCTggcgccgcagcagcagcacctgGCGCAGGGGGAGGAAGAGCATGACGGGATGCTCAGGCAGCCGTCGGGGCacaccaagaagaagaagaaggtggTGAAGAAATGGCGGGAGGAGTGGGCGGACACCTACAAGTGGGCCTACGTCGCCGTGCACGACAACACCACCAGGATCTTCTGCTCGGTGTGCAAGGAGTACGGCCGGAAGCACCGCCGGAATCCATATGGCAACGAGGGAAGCAGGAATATGCAGATGAGTGCGCTTGAGGAGCACAACAATAGCTTGTTGCATAAGGAGGCGCTCCGGTTGCAGATGGCCTCCAAGGAGAAGTTGCAGCCTCCTGAGATCGAGAGGCCGGTCTATGTCAAAGGTTGGTGTTGTCGGCTTGTTGACCCAGCTTCCACAGTtatactcaagtttcaccttgGAACAGATGTAAGGACTAGGCAATGTGTAATAAATTTTGTTTCTAAAATTAGTGTATTATTTGGATATTCCAGGAAATATATTTACATTCAGTTTTAATTGTGTATTGCTGCATTGTGAGAAGTAGATAACATGGTTttcaagatatcacatgtttTATTCTGTTCTGTGTTAGTGTGTAGCATATTCATGTCACAAGGAAATTCTATAACTAAATTTCCAATTGAAGAGACAATGCTAATATGACCATATCTGTTACTTCATCCTGTGCTACTGGTACATAGTTGGCAAGTGCTTCGTGTTGTACTAGAAAATCAACATAGCATGAAGCAGACATTCcagttttattttctttttggagTGGAATTACCAGTTCACCTTGAagttattgttatttatatattccagttttattttcttcttgGAGCCGAATTACCAGTTCGCCTTGAAGTTACTGTTATTTATAACTATATATGATATGTGATGTTATCATCTGTGCTTTCACTTTCTTTATGCCCTTTATCCCAGTGTGCTCCGTTTTCTATCAAACCAAAACGACTGTATGATATTATATCCCTTGCAATGATCCAACAACTCTGACATATGACCTTGCTCATTTTTTTATCTGCATTTTGGAATTGTCTATTCCAGCTTTATCGAAAACAGCGGCGTCAATACTTGAATGTGTTCTAAGGAGGGATCCCCATGAAGCTGAATATATACAGTCCATCCAGGAGGTGGTTCATTCCTTAGAACCTGTTTTGGTGAAGAATACCCAGTAATTCTTCAAATCTCCCTCCATCCCTTTGAAATAATATGCCTAAACCTTCAGTATAACatagttttatttgacaatgttTCAGATATATTCAAATTTTGGAGCGTTTGTTGGAACCTGAGAGATGCTTTATTTTCAGAGTGCCATGGATTGATGACAGAGGTGAAGCACATGTCAATAGAGGTTTCCGTGTGCAATTCAGTCAGGCGTTAGGTCCATGCAGGGGCGGTCTTCGATTTCACCCATCCATGAGCTTAAGTGTGGCAAAGTTTCTGGCCTTTGAACATGTAATACTATACTTGTCTAAAATTCACTTTCATGCTACAACACATAAGCTATTTGTTTTTCCCTTGTTTACAAGAAAGACATTGCCATAGTTTGAGGTACCACTCTAGGTGAACTATGAAGTGCATTTGTGATGCTAATAACTTGCAGCCTTCGCTTAGCCACATCTGATTTTGATTCCATGGGTGTGATTTGCTTAATGGATGCATTTTTTATGTTTACGTTGCTTTGTGGCAGAACTTTAACATGCTATCCCATCATTGTCTTTCTTCCATGCAGACTTTGAAGAATGCTTTGTCACTATATAAACTTGGAGGTGCTGCTGGAGGAAGCGATTTTGATCCAAAGGGTAAAAGTGATAATGAGGTGTGTGTACCGTATTTTGATTCCTCAGGACAATAACGTTTTTTGCTGCGTGTAAATCTCAAAACCTTGTCCTGTTAGATAATGCGCTTTTGCCAAAGTTTCATGGATGAGCTGTATAGATATTTGGGCCCTGACCAGGTACCTCCCAGTTAAACATGATACTCAGTTATTGGAGTTATTCATCTCTATATTAGTTAAATGAATCATTGACTATTCTTAGTCTCTATTAGTATTTCAGACATCGATCTTTTGGTCCAGGATTTTCCCGCTGAAGATATTGGTGTTGGTCCAAGGGAAATGGGTTACCTTTTTGGGCAGTATAGACGTCTTTCTGGTCATTTTCAGGTAGAGTGCTGGTTCTGAATTCCATCATATCCAGAATTTAGATTATGGGAAATCGTGGATACATCCTCAGTGTAGGGTGTGGGGGGTTATGAGGTTATTTGTTTAGTTTCTGCTTCGACTTCTTTGTTCATCAGTTCTCTCTTGTCTGTAGATTTCAACTGTCGTGCTTATGCAGGGAAATTTTACAGGACCTAAAATTTTCTGGTCAGGGTCAAGTTTTCGAACAGAAGCTACTGGATACGGGCTGGTAAAATGCTACTTTAATTTTTCGTTTGGCTGGAGATAGTGTGTTTTGTGGGTGCCATAGTTATTTATTTCACAAATCACAAGTAATATTTCTGTTGCATGTGTTGACTGGACCATTGTCCATGTTCAAAGTGAAACACCATATGAAACCATTCTGTCCATGCAGGTGTTTTTTGCGCGTATTTTACTTGCTGAAATGAACAAAGAGCTTAAAGGATTAAGGTTTCTTACAGAGATCCATTGAGTTTTTCTTCGTTATAATTTAGCCTTTGTTAGTTTCATACTACACAATGTTTTCTGCAGATGTGTGATCAGTGGTTCTGGAAAGATAGCAATGCatgttttggaaaaacttttgcctTGTGGAGCCATTCCTGTTACTGTCTCAGGTATACAGACTCAAAGGTTTCTTTGGACTGATTACACAGGATACATGGTTTGGAATAGCATCAATATTATTATTTGCATCAGATGTTCCTTGAATTAGGTGGATTTATCATGTCTTTTGTCATTGGGTTGCTATATGTGCATACCACACATGGTGCCACGTCTACCACAACACGAGTCTCCTCGTGAGTTGGGTGTGCGTCCATTCGGCACGGATTTATCATGTCTCATGTCTACTCATATGTGTTTGCCACTTTTCCTATCCTTGACATACAATTTCACATCATTAACATGTAGAAGTTAACAATGCTGGTATACTATTTCAAAATAGAAATACAGGTCTATATACAAGTATTCTTCCGATAGGTTTTTGTGCTTGCTAGCTTTCCTTGAATTGCACTATAAGTGTTAAAGGTTTGAATTTGTCGTAGGAATATTTATTGCTTGCCAAATCGTTAGGTAGATTTTAAGCATACCTACTATAGAAAAATAGTCGTGTTAAGATAACTATAACATTTTTAATGAAGGGCTGATTGTTATACTGTTTCAGATTCAAAGGGATATTTGTTAGATGAAGATGGATTCGATTATATGAAATATTCACTTCTAAGGGATATTAAGGCTCAGCAAAAGAGCCTCAAGTGGGTACATGCCTTTCCCTTATTTTTAGATTATACATGTTGAGTTTTTTAGATATCTTTCTCCATTTATTCAAACAGGGAGTACTTGAAATCATATCCACATGCCAAGTATATTGATGATGCAAAACCATGGAGCGAGCAGTGTGATGTTGCATTCCCTTGTGCATCACATAATGAGATTGACCAAGGGGAGGCCGTTGCGATCATCAACTCTGGTTGTCGTGTTCTTGTCGAATGTATGGAGTTTTGAATTTTTGCATTTCAATTTTTAGTTTCTGTTTTAAATTtttatatttatcatatgcTGATTAAAATATGTTGCCAACTGCAGGTTCAAATATGCCATGCACTGTTCAAGCTGTTGATATCCTAAGAAAGGCAAAAGTTATTGTTGCTCCAGCAAAGGCAACTGCTGCTGGTGGGGTAATGCACGGCTTGACTGCTCTTACAAATCCATTCACATGTCCTGGTGTAAGATGATAGTAGAACAATTTTGTAGCTTCTTTTAGCATAAAAAATTTAAGATCGCCATTTTACATGTCTATCATTGCTGCACATTTCACTTCGTACGACTTTGATGACAAGTATTTGTAGGCTGAAGTCATTATATATCTGTATATACTATCTATGGAGCTTGAGACTGTTATGTGTTTTCTCCGTTATCACAATTTATGCTTGTTTCTTGAAATAACAGGTAGCACTTGGAGAGCTTGAATTGAATCCAGAGTTTAATTTGATGCAGTTGTCAGTGGAGGATTTTGAGAATAAAATTCAAGTAAAGTCTGCTGCTCCTGACTACTGCCATTGGCATTTTTTCCCTTCTGCTTCCCAGTTGTGATTCCTTCTgagttctctttttttttctgttggATTTAAGCAGGATGCAATAAAGCAAACATATGAAAGGTCGATCAAAGCTGCTCAAGATTACGGGATCATGAAAGAGAGCCCTGAGTTTGTTTTCTTGTGCTTTGAAAAATCAGATgatgctttcacttggtttcagTCGAGAAGCTGACCCCCCTGTCTCTCCATGCAGGTCTTTGGTCCATGGCGCGAACATTTGTGCTTTCCTTAATATTGCGCAAGCCATGGCTGACCAGGGATGTGTTTAGTTAGGCCTTTGATTCTGTCAAGAAGCTTCAACTGGAGCTTCCTGCAACTGCGAGgaggaaaaaaaaatcttctGATGACTAGAAGTGTTTCGATGCTTAAACCTTGAGTAGTGCTGCACAAATCATGAAGCGCTACAAAACAGGGAGTAACTGGGATTCATTCACCCTTGTTTATGCTAGAAATGTGTACAACTAAGGTGCCGGAAAGAAAGCCAGTTTTGTGGTTCAATTAAGAAGAGCTGAGGATGTAGATCACCGGAGTATCATCCATTGTTATGTACGTAAATGTCAATGGAAGGTTGATAGGAAGCAACTCATTTGCATGCAAAGCCTATAGTCGCACCAACATCTTTAacaccaaattgatttcattaAATTTCCTATAAAATATGTTCTGATAGTGTATTTATTTGAACTTATAaatttaatatatttttctaaacacCTTTAAAATAGAGAAGATTGGCATATAGGATGAAAAAAAGTTAAAAGTGAcacaatttggaacggaggggagGGACTAGCATTATTAGATCTACCACTGACACGATTTATGTATCATTACATTCCCATGTCCATCAAATACACGAAGGCTAGTACTTTGGGTATTTTTTGCCCCGCATGCTTCTCAGGAACCAGGGTCCGCAAATTTGAGAGATCTTTAAATTTTTTAGAGATTGGAGTTTTGAATATCTTTCCATAAATTACTATAAAGTTTTGTCCCAAGCATGCAACATGCTCCACAAGGCAAAACACACATGTAATAGCCGATCAAAAATACAGTAAATTATACAGCCAAGTATTAGGCAGCTTGATCTTCTAATTCCTTCAGCTTATATATTAATGAGCCCACAGCCACTTGATAGAGCTTGAAAGCATCCATTCAGATACAACCAAATGATGAGAAGCATCACAAAATAGTGGGCTCTAGAGCTACACTTGCAACATATAACCACATTTGGCTTCCTAAGGTAAAGCTGTGCCCGAAAAGGTACTTTGTTTGGCCTCGAAGGTTAAGCTGTTGACTTCCCTGATTGTTCGGCTAAGTAATGCTCAAGCATGTCCTCTTCATCGTCTGTAACAAATTAGGGCAACATGTATTGTAAGATAGGTTGCACTGGCAAAGTACATCTAATGTCATAAACAAAGAGTTTTCCAGAAGTTTTACCTTCAAAATCCTCATCAAATTCAATgtcttcctcctcttcttcatcttcatcaGCAACTGTGCTTGCTCCTTTCTGAAAAGATGGTTTCATGTAAAGTAAAACTTAAAAGACATGTACGTAGATCCAACACACACATGGATTCATGTGAATAACTGAATGAAAGTGCATCCAAACAAGCCTTAAGAGAAAGGGTTTTATTATCTGGGATAACGAACCACTGCATGCCTTCCACTTTCAAAATACTGCCGTCCTGTGAGTTTCTTTTCCTTTGGGGCTGTAAGAGCTGAATCTGGCATAAGTCTGCATGCCCAGAAAATGCAAAAGATCATCTAAGCACACATTTGGTTACTTATATAATATATGGGAATCAAACACCATTATATGGCAGATGTCACAAGTAAACAAGAGATTCCATGTGATCATCGAGAAAAACTTAATATGTAAACAAATAGGAAGTTTACTTAGCACGCTGTAAGGCCAGCTCAGCTTCAAAACGTTCTCTCCAAGCCAGAAAGCTCTCCACAGTAACAGCTTCACCATGTGGTATAATAACCTAGCATGCAGACCAAATACTTTTCATCAGTTATAAATTATACTTAAAGGGAAATAATCCATGATAGCATGATACAATATGTAACTTTGAAATTTGATTGCGTAAGTGGCTCAGTAGGACACAACCAAATGACCAATCAAGCACTAAATTCCAAAAATGCAGCATCCAGCAGGACTCTAAACAAAACCACCAAAAGGTGGTCTCAGATTGAGAAACCAACCATACCAGAACAAGCATGGATTAATTTCACGAACTACAGATAATTCAaagtcttttttctttcttttttttctttcttttttagttTCTGCGGGGTACGTCTCCACTTCCTAGAGCTGAACCCAGTTCCTACAGTTCACAGAAAGGAAATGCAGAACAGACAAGTGAATAGGTGTATACCTCCTCTTCTTCCGCTTCAGTTTCTTCAGGTTCCTCATCACCACCATTCTGACCATACTTCTCACTTAGCCACTCTTTGGCTGATGAAACAAGAGTGTAGACCATAGCCATGCCAAGATTCTCTGTTGCCTAAATGATGGGATACTCAACAGAATAAAATGTGACATGTCAGGTGACTGATAAGTGATAATGTGAGGaactcacaagtcacaaccaATTAGAAACTTCTAACATGCTCTGGTCACTGATAAGACTTGAATTAATTCACATGACCTTTCTACAAGTTCTCTGCTATATAAGACTATAAAATACTAATTGTCCATGCTTTTTTGGTTCAATGCGGATTATTTTAGCTAAAAAAGAATTGTTTCACACTTTCACTTTCGCACAGTTAAACATTTATAGCTATGTCGGATTGACGCCAAACTTGGAGTTGGGTATTTTGCATACCTCTTGCTCAAGCTTTTCCTTCAGGGATGTAAGATCATGTGGTTTAATCCCTCGTACACTGCACGGATATGTTCCGATCCAATGCAAGAATTAGACAATCAGCATTCAGAACACATCTTATGCCGAAATAACCATGAACCGAAACCAAGACTAGAATTTAATGGCAGAACCTTTTTACATTCAGTAGCGGAGGTTCATCAGGGTACTTCTCAGTGTGCGCAAAAATCAGGGCCAGTTGAACTGCAAATTAAAGCCAGAAAGCAATCCAGTATATGCATGATGTTCTAGAACATTGAGAGTCGATTGATAATCACAATCATATATGTGCATATCTACAATTTTAGTTTTACCTGGGACATAAGCTGACTCATCAAAATCATCATCCTGCCAgtagtagtaaaaagaaaatcagTGTTTTTTTAGGAAATCAGTAGCATATTTGGAAAATAAACATCAAAAGAGCCTAATTCAATTCACTCTGAACTCCCTAAAGATTAAATGCACAGCTCTCAACCTTGCCACATTCCTCACTGGAACACATGGAGTTCTAACAAAGTGCAGCCATATCACACACTCACGCTGCAGTCGGTTAGAAGTTACCTGAGGAGAGAGTAGGATCTGGAAGCACCGGGCGGTGGTGGCGATCCCACTCTCACTTGGGTCGATCTCTGCATCAGCACCAACACACAACGTAACAACGATCAGATTTGGACAAGAAATTGGAATCCACAGCATGAGTCCCCAAAACAAAAAAGCTTGGTGGAAGCAGTAAAACCCTTGATGTCGTCCATGAGGATGGCCTGCAGCGCCTCCACCTCCATATCCTGCTCCTGCTCGTAGTCTTCCCGCGCCGCCCATCGCAACCATACACACACAAGCAAAGACGCGGTTAGCAGCAAGAGCAAAGCGGAGGAAGGAAGGAAAAAGGGGCTTCAGGATTTGGTTCGTACCGGCCATGATCGGTGCTGCTGGTGCCGACGCTGCTTGCTGCACTTCGGCTTCCTACGGGGAAGGCGAGGACAGGACCTCTGCGGCGGCGCGGTGGAAGATTTGAGATAGGCGGGCGCACGGCGGCGGCTGCGTGCGTCGCCGGAGGAGGGGAGGTGCGAGTCGGAAGAGGAAGGAACTAGGATGGCTCGCTCTCGCTCCACTGTGGATGGGCCAGTCCACTAATGGGCCCAGGCCCACAAAACTGGCAGTCCACTAATGGGCCCAGCCCAGTGACAGGTGCTTACCTAGCGTGCATCTCCCCCGACCAGCGTATCGCTCGCTGCCACGCGCGACGCGCCGCCATCGCATTCTCCCTCCCGTTGTTTCGCCGACACTCCTTGCCCGCCTAGAGCGAACAGCCGGCGCTGAGCTGCTTCTACGGCAAAAGCGGCCGGTGCTGGGGATCGTCTCCGGAAAAAGCAGCCGGCGCTGGGCCTCTTCTCCTGCAGAAAGCGAACCGGCGGCGAGGCCCTTCTCCAGCAGAAAGCGAACCGGCGGCGAGGCCCATCTACAGGCTACAGCAAAGAAACGACCGGCGGTGAGCCTGTTCTCTAGGAAGTAAGATCTAATCATCCAAATCCCCGCTGCTATCCCTTCTTTTCTTGTATGCTTCTTTGGCAAAAAGCAACCCCAGACATCCCCGCATTTCGTCATTCCCTGCTTCATCTCGGTGGCCATGGTGATCTGCAGTCCCCTTCTTTGTTTAACATCTGATCTTGcttttctctctccctcttcatCCATCCAGAACGTAGAATCATGTCGGAAAGTGGAGAAAATACAGATGAATTGCTGAATTAGGTTGTTACATAAGTTATATACTAAACTCTCCCAAATTTCTATTTGTCGATCTTATTGAACTTACTGTTACTTTGTTATTCTATAAATGGTTATTAGTGTATTAAAATATACTGCTATGTTCCGTATCATTTTTTTACAATATCATAACCGCATGTcctatacttattgtatatccGTATCTGGGCAACATAGCTCAGAACCTCATCAGTTTGGTTGGGTGTGGGCAAGAGGGGGAGGGTGGAGGCAGAGGTGGTTGTAGGAGGTATGTCCTTTGGTAGGCATTGGGGGGCTTCCACTGTGAGAGAGAAGATCATTGGCCTCATGGCATGATGGGCCGGACATCAAGGTCGATGCTGTCGTCTGGGTGTGGCGTCGCAACTGGTCTTGGTGAGTGGGACGGATCCTTGGCACCAAAGAGCTGAACAAGTACCACATTGTCCTACTGAGCTCCACTGGCACGCCCATCTAGCTTCTAGGCTGTCGCGatggcatcatgtccatacaaccCTATGCCCTTCAAGATTTCAACTTACCTGTCATGTTAATCAGTTAAATTTCCCTACATTCCTGTGTTTTTCCAGTTTTTCAGTGTGCAGATACAATTGGTTCTGGTGATCCATGGCAGATGCTATATTTTCTGGATACTTGCATCCACATCCATACCTTAGAGATGATAAGGGTGTTTGCAAATTAGCTCTAGTGAATTGTTCTTGCTACCCATAGTGGTAGTAGTAAGAGTGGCCTCCCTAGTTGCCTCCATGATGGGAGAGCTATCAGAAGGATCATTTAGGTGATGTGCTTAATGCTTTCTATCTATGCCAATGGGGAAAGGTATTATTAATTTCTTGAAAAATAAGAGGTGTAGATTACAATTTTGTGGAGATGTCAATATCTTACATTAGCATATATGCTCCAAGTGTCGTGTATCTTAGAAATGTGGTGATGCTAAGCAACTGACTATACAAACTGATTTCTAAACTTTATTGGGGTGAAGTTCTTTGATTTGGTAATTTGGTCTTTTCAAGTGTATAAATATTCTGTATTTCAATGTTCAGGTGGATTTTCCCAAAAGCACACTTTTCAAATATTAATGTTTATATCACTTCATATTTAGATGTTCCCCCCTCTTTTCTAGCTAACTGTGAAAATATTTATCTCACTGCTATTTCGAACTTTATCACAGTGATTAGTATAATCTCGAGAAGTCTAAACGCGTGAAGCCATTTTGGTGTGGACAATTTGACGAATGTATAGAAAATGTCAAGGTTGGGCTAGTGTTTAAAAGACGACATATACAATGAAGAGAAATACACTCACAGAGAGAAGGCCATTCTTCATGCCCTTGAAATTGAGAAATCCCAGCAACCACTCAAAGGTAACAATCTCAAAGAGCGCATTTTGTATTCCAGATTTAGCAGCCAGCTCATTTAGTTGAGTATGTAGCTTTGTATTCTTCCTTTTAATCTTGTATTTCATTGTAAATTTTTATATGCAAATCAGTGAAAGTAATACCAAATCTTATGTATTACCCTCTGAACTTCCATAGGAAGCATAGACCAAATATTTAACTGTTCTTTTTGTCAGGGCATTTGAGTACTTGTGGATCTTCTGTATCCATAAAGGATCAGATCTCAAAACCCATTGGTCAAACTACTGAATGTAGTAAGCAGGGCATATCTTATATCTGAGATCGTAGATCCAAGATGGAAATCATTGGCTTTGTCACCCCTATTGGTCCTTTATCTGAAGAAAACCACAAGAGCGATGAGAATTTGGTGCCACTGGAGTGTGAAGGGACAATGGAATGCAATGCACAAGACAATGATGCTGTTGGGTTGGATGCAAGAGTGGAAGGTGTTGTCTGTGAGCCCACTGACCTTCAGAAAAATATACAAGTTTATGATGTTGAGTTGACTGTTCTAGGAAACTACACAGGTCACGGCTTGCCCCTTGATTTCCTTGAGAGTAAAACGACTGGTGAACCCATTAAGGGCTACCCTGTTGATGTGGATGTTTTAGAGGATTGTTCTTCAGCAAGTATTCATGATCACCTCCCAGTGATTAGGAGAATTGGGAAGAAGAGGCTGAGACGCGGACATGATGGAAGATGGATGAAGAGGACCCCACTACGTTTTCCGGCTGTGTCCACAGCTGTGCGTGCCGTGTCCACCGCTGCGCAGACAAAAAAGAACTCAAACGAGGACCCAGTATTTGAGGAATGCTCCCTTCTATTGACTCTAGCTGCGAAAGCCTCCCTGCTGCATACATGAAGACCCCTAGGAGCCGCAGTTGATTCCAGCAGCATGGGAGTATCATATGAGAATGACTGACCATTTTTTTTCTGGTTCATGTGGCTCACCTTTGCCCCTTACACCTGAGGCGAGGTCGACCAggagctgcacttctttgtacttatGTTCTGCCTCCCCTCTGTGCTCCTGTGCGTTCGGTTTAGTTCAGTTGTGAGGATAAGTTGGGCTATTTATGGTTGTAAGAACATGGAAGATCGAATTTTATTTTAATCTCAGCTGGGTTGCACGATACACAGCTGTTTCGATCTTTTCTGTTGGAAATTAGGGATGTACAGTGCTGTTGACTttgttgagctccacataaCTTGGAGCTGATTTAAGAGATCACTCATATAATGAGTTATTTAGTGTAGTTTTGTATGTCTCCCCTACAGTATTAGTTCCTCTGTGTTTTCGTTGCTTGGAACAAACATTGGTCAAACCTTAAAAATTACAACATAAATAACTACCATTACATTATTCAGTTTGAAAACATGATAGTTTAAAATATAACTGTAATTTTATATGCCTGGATTTGTATTCAAAATACTTGTAATATCTATTATGTTTGAAGgattttaaatatatatattctagAAAAAAATTAGTGGTTAGAGAATACAAGATTTCTTCATCTGTCCTGAAATATAAGGTATCTAAACATTCAAAATTTGTCCCAAATTATGAAGGATTCTATTTAACCCTCCAACTTAGTTTAAAACGGCAACATTCATATGCGTACTGATCATAAATTCTTGAGTAAAATACACTTGTGGCCCCTAAACTTTATAGAGGGTGTCATCTAGATCCCCAAACTTCTAAAATGCATATCTTGGTCCTTAAACTTGGCACATGGTATGTCATATGTCCAAATGGATCTAGGCTAGACTCGTTAGACCCTAAACTTGGCAGTATGTCATTTAGGTCTCTAAACGTTCACACATATGCATACATAGATTAAAATAtatcaaaaatatatataataaacatTTCAATAACTAAAATATAAAGAATTAATATGATTAGCCATATTAAAACTAACATTTATATcattaataataatataatcaTATAATGTTACTAGTCACAGTGATaagttttaaatagtttaaattATGCATAGTTTTGTTATACTAAAATTGATATTATTTACATTACTAATT from Sorghum bicolor cultivar BTx623 chromosome 3, Sorghum_bicolor_NCBIv3, whole genome shotgun sequence encodes the following:
- the LOC8075012 gene encoding uncharacterized protein LOC8075012, with protein sequence MEIIGFVTPIGPLSEENHKSDENLVPLECEGTMECNAQDNDAVGLDARVEGVVCEPTDLQKNIQVYDVELTVLGNYTGHGLPLDFLESKTTGEPIKGYPVDVDVLEDCSSASIHDHLPVIRRIGKKRLRRGHDGRWMKRTPLRFPAVSTAVRAVSTAAQTKKNSNEDPVFEECSLLLTLAAKASLLHT
- the LOC8078594 gene encoding RWD domain-containing protein 1, producing the protein MADYEQEQDMEVEALQAILMDDIKEIDPSESGIATTARCFQILLSPQDDDFDESAYVPVQLALIFAHTEKYPDEPPLLNVKSVRGIKPHDLTSLKEKLEQEATENLGMAMVYTLVSSAKEWLSEKYGQNGGDEEPEETEAEEEEVIIPHGEAVTVESFLAWRERFEAELALQRAKLMPDSALTAPKEKKLTGRQYFESGRHAVKGASTVADEDEEEEEDIEFDEDFEDDEEDMLEHYLAEQSGKSTA